The following are from one region of the Candidatus Woesearchaeota archaeon genome:
- a CDS encoding ATP-binding protein has protein sequence MDSNVLLSVLKQWSPWDKQIEIGVKRDRYLELLLPYLERKEVLVLKGVRRSGKSTLIKQIMQSLILSGVHPKQLLYLNLEDYALSGHLHLELFEQVLDTYNNYTKNKKKIYFFIDEIQNIPQWERWIRTKYDLDLTIKFIITGSSASLLSKELSTLLTGRNLSFTIMPLSYAEFCIFKKSENLEEYMTYGGFPEVVLEQDVVKKKKILEQYFNDIINKDIISRYNIQNTTQIIALARYLCSTPGAKVSFNKLSKVFGITDDTIRTYLSYMADAYLLFRVSYFSYSAKIKYDVSKLPKYYICDNGLIHVAREHYSNNLGMLYENTVFLKLLEKSNEIFYWGELHSEVDFILEKSAINVTATDAIPSREKQGLDDFSIKHNGFSLLIIAPSKKKDNIISISEFLKFSV, from the coding sequence ATGGATAGTAACGTACTTTTGTCTGTTTTGAAACAGTGGTCACCATGGGACAAACAAATAGAGATTGGAGTAAAAAGAGATCGCTATCTTGAGCTTCTTCTCCCGTATCTTGAAAGAAAGGAGGTGCTTGTCCTTAAAGGGGTACGCCGATCTGGAAAATCAACATTGATTAAGCAGATTATGCAGTCTCTTATTTTATCTGGTGTTCATCCAAAGCAACTTCTTTATCTGAATTTAGAAGATTATGCTTTGAGTGGACATCTCCATCTTGAACTTTTTGAACAGGTTTTAGACACATATAACAACTATACAAAAAATAAAAAGAAAATTTATTTTTTTATTGATGAAATTCAAAATATTCCTCAATGGGAGCGTTGGATTCGAACAAAATATGATCTTGACCTTACCATTAAATTTATCATTACCGGCTCTTCCGCATCCTTGCTTTCAAAAGAGTTATCTACTTTATTGACGGGAAGAAATCTTTCTTTTACAATCATGCCTTTATCTTACGCGGAGTTTTGCATCTTCAAAAAATCAGAAAATCTTGAAGAGTACATGACGTACGGAGGTTTTCCTGAAGTTGTTTTGGAGCAGGATGTTGTTAAAAAGAAAAAAATACTTGAGCAGTATTTTAATGACATTATCAATAAGGATATTATCAGTCGTTACAATATTCAAAATACAACACAAATTATTGCGCTTGCTCGTTATCTTTGTAGTACCCCTGGAGCAAAAGTGAGCTTCAACAAGCTTTCTAAGGTATTTGGCATAACTGACGATACCATTCGAACGTATCTCAGTTATATGGCAGACGCATACCTTTTATTTCGTGTTTCATATTTCTCTTATTCCGCAAAAATAAAATATGACGTCTCAAAACTTCCAAAATATTATATTTGTGATAATGGGCTTATTCACGTCGCAAGAGAGCATTATTCAAATAATTTAGGAATGCTTTATGAAAATACTGTCTTTCTTAAACTTCTTGAAAAATCTAATGAAATATTTTATTGGGGTGAGCTTCACTCAGAAGTAGATTTTATTCTTGAAAAGAGCGCAATCAATGTGACCGCGACAGACGCCATTCCATCTCGTGAAAAGCAAGGGTTAGATGATTTTTCAATAAAACATAATGGTTTTTCACTTCTTATTATTGCTCCTTCAAAAAAGAAAGACAACATTATTTCAATCTCTGAATTTTTGAAATTCTCTGTTTAA
- the pfdA gene encoding prefoldin subunit alpha, with protein MKKNETKSENKEIKKKITQEELQSALQEKYMEYQVLEQQMKQVEEQNQTLQKQIEDLNGIKEAIESMEKTKIGSELFVPISAGIFIKAEIKQNNELLVNVGDNVVVPKSIKDAITLVEKQEKEIQKYKETMANNHTMLILHQQQLEAELYAMTKDQEE; from the coding sequence ATGAAAAAAAACGAAACAAAAAGTGAAAACAAAGAAATCAAAAAGAAAATAACGCAAGAAGAACTCCAAAGCGCGCTTCAAGAAAAATATATGGAATATCAAGTGCTTGAGCAGCAAATGAAGCAAGTAGAAGAACAAAATCAAACATTGCAAAAACAAATTGAAGATCTTAATGGAATAAAAGAAGCAATTGAAAGCATGGAAAAAACAAAAATAGGCAGTGAACTTTTTGTTCCGATTAGCGCGGGAATTTTCATTAAAGCAGAGATCAAACAAAACAATGAACTCCTCGTCAATGTCGGCGACAATGTTGTTGTTCCAAAATCAATAAAAGACGCGATTACACTTGTGGAAAAACAAGAAAAAGAAATCCAGAAGTATAAAGAAACAATGGCAAATAATCATACAATGCTTATCCTGCATCAGCAGCAGCTTGAAGCGGAATTGTACGCGATGACCAAAGATCAGGAAGAGTAA
- a CDS encoding NUDIX hydrolase, which yields MVDPLNYGYLVAYRARAQAEGQEPDLEVLLVRRPYFNWVTGFPSEFPGECMFPGGKFDPSDYVRNQPLLLQTAIRYFHSQLHYSGALLRPSYLPSHEETVYDEFRLCHFFAVHVSNLPDTPDAQRSGFSLPYRWMKPQDALDFALSQRLYEGFAKRQLATFQELGLGAPSLGTARVTERVVSPATIKILEYLSDHPKIYPIELPE from the coding sequence ATGGTAGATCCACTGAATTATGGTTATTTGGTTGCGTATCGCGCTCGCGCTCAAGCAGAAGGTCAAGAACCTGATCTTGAGGTTCTTCTTGTGCGACGGCCCTATTTCAATTGGGTTACAGGATTTCCTTCAGAATTTCCTGGAGAGTGTATGTTTCCGGGTGGAAAATTCGATCCTTCTGATTATGTTCGTAATCAGCCTCTTCTTCTTCAAACCGCGATCCGCTATTTTCATAGTCAACTTCATTATTCAGGAGCTTTACTTAGACCATCTTATCTTCCTTCTCATGAAGAAACAGTTTATGATGAATTTCGTCTTTGTCACTTTTTTGCTGTTCATGTTTCTAATCTTCCTGATACTCCTGACGCTCAGCGATCGGGTTTTTCTCTTCCATACAGGTGGATGAAACCACAAGACGCGCTTGATTTTGCTCTCTCTCAAAGGTTATATGAAGGTTTTGCGAAAAGACAGCTTGCTACATTTCAAGAGCTTGGTCTTGGCGCTCCATCTTTGGGCACTGCTCGCGTTACTGAACGCGTTGTCTCTCCCGCAACAATAAAAATTCTTGAATATCTTTCTGATCATCCTAAAATTTATCCCATTGAACTTCCTGAATAA
- a CDS encoding NUDIX hydrolase: MKPTLHHLAHLCAYRVLGTPENSTIEILLTRNRFWDAEKNKPHDFAGEWMFPYTAHIRGDSSLGNTASRAFREQLAYQGVFYDLSFLRSYDVDFHDGRYHEEYYAAQLDSHQFALPNDGALIDYRWLSISAAGEYFSSDAFSVEQQRAFKEHGLNDSCLGPYALFARQIPFQTCDVLLRLREMPHLLYAIPVERDKLR; the protein is encoded by the coding sequence ATGAAACCAACACTTCATCACCTCGCGCATCTTTGCGCGTATAGGGTTCTTGGCACTCCTGAAAATTCCACTATTGAAATTCTCCTCACGCGAAACCGTTTTTGGGACGCTGAAAAAAACAAGCCTCATGATTTTGCAGGAGAATGGATGTTTCCTTATACAGCGCATATACGTGGAGATAGTTCTCTTGGAAATACAGCTTCTCGCGCATTTCGCGAGCAGCTTGCTTATCAAGGAGTTTTTTATGATCTTTCTTTTCTTCGTTCTTACGATGTTGATTTTCATGATGGCAGGTATCATGAGGAATATTACGCCGCGCAACTTGATTCGCATCAGTTTGCTCTTCCAAATGATGGCGCTTTGATTGATTATCGATGGCTTTCTATCTCTGCCGCAGGTGAATATTTTTCTTCAGACGCGTTTAGCGTTGAACAACAGCGTGCGTTTAAGGAGCATGGGTTGAACGACTCCTGCCTTGGACCTTACGCACTCTTTGCTAGACAGATTCCCTTTCAAACCTGTGATGTTTTATTGCGGCTTCGTGAGATGCCTCATCTTCTTTATGCCATTCCTGTAGAAAGGGATAAACTTCGATAG
- a CDS encoding prepilin peptidase, whose protein sequence is MVGNILFSVLSYVLCFLGLLVGSLTDLKTREVPDLVNFGLLITGFCLSLLTSLVFWNSSYFISSVLGFALCFLLACIMFYTGQWGGGDAKMLMAMGSLIGLPLSSVLSFSSLISSDSFFSSITLSSFISFPFLVLFLLLVFFVGGIYGTAWLFVLLLKHYREFMLRCVVYLTDRKQRFWIVLFHSLSLLLFVFSFFVADLFLRLLSLLLAFMILVLFYGFIAIKVLEQIAFVKEIPVSSLTEGDWVSEDIIVAGKVIVRKKDLGVSREQLQELHALAKKGKITHVLVKYGIPFVPSFLLAFLVCVVLVYLL, encoded by the coding sequence ATGGTAGGAAACATTCTTTTTTCCGTGCTGAGTTATGTTCTTTGTTTTCTTGGTCTTCTTGTTGGCTCTCTTACTGATCTTAAAACTCGTGAAGTTCCTGATCTTGTGAATTTTGGATTGTTGATTACTGGTTTTTGTTTGTCTCTTCTTACTTCACTTGTTTTTTGGAATAGTTCATATTTTATTTCTTCTGTTTTAGGTTTTGCTCTTTGTTTTCTTCTTGCTTGCATTATGTTTTACACTGGCCAATGGGGTGGCGGTGACGCGAAAATGCTCATGGCAATGGGAAGTCTGATCGGTTTGCCGTTGTCTTCTGTTCTTTCTTTCTCCTCTCTTATTTCTTCTGACTCTTTTTTTTCTTCAATAACTCTTTCTTCTTTTATTTCATTTCCTTTTCTTGTTTTGTTTTTACTGCTTGTCTTTTTTGTTGGAGGAATTTATGGCACAGCATGGTTGTTTGTCTTACTCCTGAAACATTATCGAGAATTCATGCTTCGTTGTGTTGTTTATCTGACTGACAGAAAGCAGCGATTTTGGATTGTTCTTTTTCATAGCCTTTCTCTTCTGCTCTTTGTCTTCTCTTTTTTTGTTGCTGATCTTTTCTTACGTCTTCTTTCGCTTCTTCTTGCTTTCATGATTCTTGTGTTGTTTTATGGTTTTATCGCGATCAAAGTATTGGAACAGATTGCTTTTGTCAAAGAGATTCCTGTTTCTTCGCTCACTGAAGGAGATTGGGTTTCGGAGGATATTATTGTCGCGGGAAAAGTAATTGTTCGAAAAAAAGATCTTGGGGTGAGTAGAGAACAGCTTCAAGAGTTACACGCGCTTGCGAAGAAAGGAAAAATTACGCATGTTCTTGTGAAGTATGGTATTCCGTTTGTGCCAAGCTTTTTATTGGCGTTCTTGGTTTGTGTTGTTTTGGTTTATCTTCTGTAA
- the ftsY gene encoding signal recognition particle-docking protein FtsY has protein sequence MHKREEEGEKEIDELLEKKKKEQEEQKQKEEKKEEKGFFARLKDKFTHKEEEQKKEAFEVNEAEVKEFEEAFKEVETKPEIREEEEKEEKIPVVTQTEDGETIFELQEKPTAVGHKKDHKEESKKEAEQLKKEAAQQKKEQKAKKEEQKKEQGKEEPEEETTGFFGLLKDTIFKTSISEEKFEELFWDLEVALLENNVAVEVIDLIKKNLKKELVEKKILRGQINEIILKTLKESVEQTFDVEQVDLIEKIKEKKPYIVVFVGINGSGKTTTIAKMIQKLKDNNLSCVVAAGDTFRAAAIQQLEEHTTRLNVKLIKHDYGSDPAAVGFDAIKYAQAHNIDCVLIDTAGRLHSNVNLMDEMKKIIRVTKPDFKIFIGEAITGNDCVDQARKFNEAVGIDGIILAKADVDEKGGAALSIGYVTKKPILYLGTGQEYKNLEEFDKEKVMEQLGLG, from the coding sequence ATGCACAAGAGAGAAGAAGAAGGAGAAAAAGAGATTGACGAGCTTCTCGAAAAGAAGAAGAAAGAGCAGGAAGAACAAAAACAGAAGGAAGAAAAGAAAGAAGAAAAAGGATTTTTTGCGCGATTAAAAGATAAGTTTACGCATAAGGAAGAAGAACAAAAGAAAGAAGCGTTTGAAGTCAATGAAGCAGAAGTCAAAGAGTTTGAAGAAGCGTTCAAAGAAGTAGAAACAAAACCTGAAATAAGAGAGGAAGAAGAGAAGGAAGAAAAAATTCCTGTTGTGACACAGACAGAAGATGGAGAGACAATCTTTGAACTACAGGAAAAACCAACAGCAGTTGGACATAAGAAAGACCATAAAGAAGAAAGTAAAAAAGAAGCAGAACAGCTGAAAAAAGAAGCTGCACAGCAAAAGAAAGAGCAGAAAGCAAAAAAGGAAGAGCAGAAAAAGGAACAAGGAAAAGAAGAGCCTGAAGAAGAAACAACAGGATTTTTTGGACTGCTCAAAGACACGATTTTCAAGACATCTATTTCTGAAGAAAAATTCGAAGAACTTTTCTGGGATCTTGAAGTCGCGTTGCTGGAAAACAATGTCGCTGTAGAAGTAATTGACCTTATTAAAAAAAATCTCAAGAAAGAACTTGTCGAGAAGAAAATACTTCGCGGACAAATCAATGAAATCATTCTCAAAACATTGAAAGAGTCTGTAGAACAGACATTTGACGTTGAACAAGTGGATTTAATCGAAAAAATAAAAGAAAAGAAACCCTACATCGTGGTCTTTGTCGGAATTAATGGATCAGGGAAAACAACAACCATCGCAAAGATGATTCAGAAACTCAAGGACAATAATCTATCGTGTGTTGTTGCCGCAGGAGACACCTTCAGAGCAGCGGCAATCCAACAATTAGAAGAGCACACGACAAGGCTCAATGTCAAGCTCATTAAGCACGACTATGGTTCAGATCCAGCAGCAGTAGGATTTGACGCGATCAAATACGCGCAAGCGCATAACATTGATTGTGTCCTTATAGACACCGCAGGACGACTGCATAGCAATGTCAATCTCATGGATGAGATGAAAAAGATCATCCGTGTCACAAAGCCTGATTTCAAAATTTTCATTGGTGAAGCGATTACAGGAAATGATTGTGTTGATCAAGCGCGAAAGTTCAATGAGGCAGTAGGCATTGATGGGATTATTCTCGCGAAAGCGGATGTCGATGAAAAAGGCGGCGCGGCGTTGTCCATTGGCTATGTCACCAAGAAACCAATTCTGTATTTAGGAACAGGACAAGAGTACAAGAATCTCGAGGAATTTGACAAAGAAAAGGTTATGGAACAGTTGGGATTGGGGTGA
- the ppcA gene encoding phosphoenolpyruvate carboxylase, protein MCTQHPDNVSQPFFAQNAILHGDDEVKEAFYSFSHIGSDEQLWDCEGKEVDNYVVKKLLTSYEPYFTKHVLGKHKQLTVRIPNPAVEKNEAKILLEVLESIPRNYDVAKLFYGEDAVHAHPPINEVFIPMVTQAEDVIRVREYYKRFVVGKKMLPVTSGDVTVKEWIGDILPQEIRVTPLLEDKESMLHADAIVQKYVQHQKITDFQRVWLARSDPALNYSSTATVLIEKIALQRLHHLQEKLSMEFYPILGSGSAPFRGNLRPSTVPNILKAYPSVQTFTLQSSFRYDSPIAEVQSAVETLNNSKRTQPLPVNEEQILPLIEKMEHAYQKQVALLAPFINKMSAYVPSRRKRKLHVGLFGYSRSQGEGKIHLPRAIPFVCSLYSAGLPPEILGLDAISEKDIEKIEAVYPSFQNDVQSFMPYLNEENLLYLPHELHAVVARVKELFPCDSNPAHKKITTLIMHDLGKENTVLVKENIERAAFVRGFLG, encoded by the coding sequence ATGTGTACGCAACATCCTGATAATGTTTCTCAACCATTTTTTGCGCAGAATGCAATTCTTCACGGCGACGATGAAGTCAAAGAAGCATTTTATTCTTTTAGTCACATTGGAAGCGATGAACAGTTGTGGGATTGCGAGGGAAAAGAGGTGGACAATTATGTAGTCAAAAAATTATTGACCTCGTACGAACCATACTTTACCAAACACGTTCTTGGCAAGCATAAGCAGCTTACTGTTCGCATTCCTAATCCAGCTGTTGAAAAAAATGAAGCAAAAATACTTCTTGAAGTTCTTGAAAGCATTCCGCGAAATTATGATGTCGCGAAACTCTTTTATGGAGAAGACGCTGTCCACGCGCATCCTCCTATCAACGAAGTTTTTATTCCTATGGTCACGCAGGCAGAAGATGTGATTCGTGTTCGCGAATATTACAAACGCTTTGTTGTGGGCAAAAAAATGCTTCCTGTCACTTCTGGTGATGTGACTGTGAAAGAATGGATTGGTGATATTCTCCCTCAAGAAATTCGCGTTACTCCTCTTCTTGAAGATAAAGAAAGCATGCTCCACGCAGACGCGATTGTGCAAAAATATGTCCAGCACCAAAAAATTACTGATTTTCAGAGGGTTTGGCTTGCACGCAGTGATCCAGCATTAAATTATTCTTCTACCGCGACCGTGTTGATTGAGAAAATCGCGCTGCAACGACTGCATCATCTTCAGGAAAAATTATCCATGGAATTTTATCCTATTCTTGGTTCAGGAAGCGCACCATTTCGTGGGAACCTTCGTCCCAGCACTGTTCCAAACATTCTCAAAGCGTATCCGAGTGTTCAAACGTTTACTTTGCAATCTTCTTTCCGCTACGATTCTCCTATTGCAGAGGTACAATCTGCAGTAGAAACATTAAACAATTCGAAGCGCACGCAGCCACTTCCTGTTAACGAAGAACAGATTCTTCCTCTTATCGAAAAAATGGAACACGCGTATCAAAAACAGGTCGCGCTTCTTGCGCCATTCATCAACAAAATGTCCGCATATGTTCCTTCCCGACGTAAAAGAAAGCTGCATGTTGGTCTGTTTGGATACTCTCGAAGTCAGGGTGAGGGGAAGATTCATCTCCCTCGTGCGATTCCTTTTGTTTGTTCTCTTTATTCAGCAGGACTTCCTCCTGAAATTTTAGGACTTGACGCTATTTCTGAAAAAGATATTGAAAAAATTGAAGCAGTCTATCCTTCTTTTCAGAATGACGTCCAATCGTTTATGCCGTATTTGAACGAAGAAAATCTCCTGTATTTACCTCATGAACTTCATGCTGTTGTTGCTCGCGTGAAAGAGCTGTTTCCTTGTGATTCTAATCCTGCGCACAAAAAAATAACCACTTTGATTATGCATGATCTGGGTAAAGAAAATACTGTTCTTGTGAAAGAGAATATTGAACGTGCTGCGTTTGTTCGCGGATTTTTAGGATAA
- a CDS encoding NUDIX hydrolase, translating to MENKKWKILKQQYLEKNDWIKLRKDSCVTPKGKTVDPYYVMEIEDVSCAVAITKQEKIVLVKEYKHGVQKEILQLPCGYIDKNEDPFTAAKRELAEETGYTSKKWTTLGAFTGSPGRLTHYYHFFLAEDCEKTREQKLDELETLEVFEYTKEEAEEALKKQDTDLVTPLGFLMAKELWKRKE from the coding sequence ATGGAAAACAAAAAGTGGAAAATCCTAAAACAGCAATATCTCGAAAAAAATGACTGGATAAAGCTCAGAAAAGATAGTTGCGTCACGCCAAAAGGAAAAACTGTTGATCCCTATTATGTCATGGAAATTGAAGATGTGAGCTGCGCGGTAGCGATCACAAAACAAGAAAAAATAGTGCTTGTGAAAGAATACAAACATGGAGTACAAAAAGAAATACTACAACTTCCTTGCGGTTATATAGATAAAAATGAAGACCCATTTACAGCAGCAAAGCGAGAGCTTGCGGAAGAAACAGGATACACCTCAAAAAAGTGGACAACGCTTGGCGCGTTTACAGGATCTCCTGGACGACTAACGCATTATTATCATTTTTTTCTTGCAGAAGACTGTGAAAAAACAAGAGAACAAAAACTTGATGAGCTTGAAACATTAGAAGTGTTTGAATACACAAAAGAAGAAGCAGAAGAAGCGTTAAAAAAACAAGACACAGATCTTGTCACCCCGCTTGGATTTCTTATGGCAAAAGAGTTGTGGAAAAGGAAAGAATAG
- a CDS encoding pyridoxal phosphate-dependent aminotransferase: protein MTILSKRAENVQESATLAIGATAKALKAAGKNVVDFSLGEPDFPTPRAVKKAALRAMKHNFTYYTASGGIPDLKKAVCVKLQRDNGLTYTPDQILISHGAKHSLMNIFFALLNKGDEVIIPVPYWTSYTEMVKLADGVPVFCETDAAFHLTAAALEKKMTKKTKLLILGSPSNPTGAIIPKEELEKIAALCVKKNIFVVSDEVYEFFFYDGNKNPSIASLGKDIFERTFVVNSVSKTYSMTGWRIGYLAGPKELVKKMDALQSQMTSCPNSIAQKAALTALIGNQDCVQEMLRAFTERRNYIHKRLNAVKGLSLLPPEGAFYAFVKFDFPLSSQDFCMKLLNDALVATVPGSAFGAEGYFRISYATSLDVIKEGCDRIEKFCNSVIH, encoded by the coding sequence ATGACCATCCTTTCAAAACGCGCGGAAAATGTGCAGGAAAGCGCAACACTCGCGATTGGCGCAACCGCGAAAGCACTCAAAGCAGCAGGAAAAAATGTTGTTGATTTTTCTCTTGGAGAACCTGATTTTCCCACTCCTCGCGCAGTTAAAAAAGCAGCGCTTCGCGCGATGAAACATAACTTTACCTATTACACCGCATCTGGTGGTATTCCAGATCTTAAGAAAGCGGTGTGCGTAAAACTACAGCGTGATAATGGATTGACTTATACTCCTGACCAAATTCTTATTTCTCATGGCGCAAAGCATAGTCTAATGAACATTTTCTTTGCGCTTTTGAACAAAGGAGACGAAGTCATTATTCCTGTTCCTTACTGGACAAGCTATACTGAAATGGTGAAGCTTGCCGATGGCGTTCCAGTTTTCTGCGAAACAGATGCCGCGTTTCATCTGACCGCAGCAGCCTTGGAGAAAAAAATGACCAAAAAAACAAAATTGCTTATTTTAGGCTCTCCTTCAAATCCGACAGGCGCAATTATTCCAAAAGAAGAATTAGAAAAAATTGCAGCGCTTTGCGTTAAGAAAAACATTTTTGTTGTTTCTGATGAGGTGTATGAATTCTTTTTTTATGATGGCAATAAAAATCCAAGCATTGCTTCATTGGGGAAGGATATTTTTGAACGCACCTTTGTGGTGAATTCTGTGTCTAAAACATATTCTATGACTGGTTGGAGAATTGGCTATCTTGCGGGACCAAAAGAACTTGTGAAAAAGATGGATGCGCTTCAAAGCCAAATGACTTCTTGTCCAAATTCTATCGCGCAAAAAGCAGCTCTTACAGCGTTGATAGGGAATCAAGATTGTGTTCAAGAAATGCTGCGCGCGTTTACCGAGCGGCGAAATTACATCCACAAGCGTTTGAACGCAGTCAAAGGACTCTCGCTCTTGCCTCCAGAAGGAGCGTTTTACGCGTTTGTCAAATTTGATTTTCCCCTTTCTAGCCAGGATTTTTGCATGAAGTTGCTCAATGACGCGCTCGTCGCAACAGTTCCTGGCTCTGCTTTTGGCGCAGAAGGATATTTTAGAATTTCTTACGCAACGAGTTTGGATGTCATTAAAGAAGGGTGCGACAGGATTGAGAAGTTCTGCAATTCTGTAATTCATTAA
- the ffh gene encoding signal recognition particle protein, giving the protein MVLENLGDSLKATLSKIAGAMFVDEKLINELVKEIQRALLQADVNVKLVFELSNKIKERALKQEPPPGLTKKEYLINIVYEELANFLGGEGHKIEVNKKPYVIMLCGLFGNGKTTTAGKLAKFFQKRGNKVAVIQTDTWRPAAYEQLKQLGAQINVDVFGIKNEKDPVKIYKTFLPELQKYNIVIVDTAGRDALSEDLIEELKQMNALVNPDETLLVMSADIGQAAERQARAFHETCKVTGVIITKLDGTAKGGGALIACSVTGAPVKFIGVGEKIDAFEEFKPKNFVGRLLGMGDIEALLEKAKEAFTEEEAEDMGKKFLSGKFNLIDLYQQMESLSKMGSMGKLMEMIPGMGQLQLPKDMIAVQEEKLKKWKFILNSCTKKELEDPDVIDSPRMTRIAKGSGTEVQEINELLKQYRQTKKMTKMFGGAGTPKAMEKMMKRMGGKIPGLGNLQVK; this is encoded by the coding sequence ATGGTCTTAGAAAACTTAGGGGACAGTCTAAAGGCAACGCTCTCGAAGATAGCGGGCGCTATGTTCGTGGATGAAAAGCTTATCAATGAACTCGTAAAAGAGATCCAGCGTGCCCTTCTGCAAGCGGACGTCAACGTCAAATTAGTCTTTGAGCTCTCCAATAAAATCAAAGAGCGCGCGCTCAAACAAGAACCTCCGCCAGGATTAACAAAAAAAGAATATCTGATTAACATTGTCTATGAAGAACTCGCGAATTTCTTAGGAGGAGAAGGACACAAAATAGAGGTCAACAAAAAACCCTATGTCATCATGCTTTGTGGTCTTTTCGGAAACGGGAAAACAACAACAGCGGGAAAGCTCGCGAAATTCTTCCAAAAGCGGGGAAACAAAGTCGCGGTAATCCAAACAGACACCTGGCGTCCTGCTGCGTATGAACAACTCAAGCAACTTGGGGCGCAGATTAATGTCGATGTTTTTGGAATCAAGAATGAAAAAGATCCAGTAAAAATTTACAAAACATTTCTTCCGGAATTACAAAAATACAACATCGTCATTGTGGACACTGCGGGACGAGACGCGCTGAGCGAAGACCTTATTGAAGAACTCAAGCAAATGAATGCTTTAGTGAATCCAGATGAAACATTGCTCGTCATGAGCGCGGATATTGGACAAGCGGCTGAAAGACAAGCGCGCGCGTTCCATGAAACCTGTAAAGTCACAGGAGTTATTATTACAAAACTCGACGGAACTGCGAAAGGAGGAGGCGCGTTGATTGCGTGCTCAGTCACAGGCGCGCCGGTCAAGTTCATTGGAGTTGGAGAAAAGATTGACGCGTTTGAGGAGTTTAAGCCAAAGAATTTCGTGGGAAGACTTTTAGGGATGGGAGATATAGAAGCGCTTCTGGAAAAAGCGAAAGAAGCGTTTACAGAAGAAGAAGCAGAGGATATGGGCAAAAAATTCCTCAGTGGAAAATTCAATCTCATTGACTTATATCAACAGATGGAATCACTCAGTAAAATGGGTTCCATGGGGAAGTTGATGGAAATGATTCCTGGTATGGGTCAACTACAGTTGCCGAAAGATATGATCGCGGTGCAGGAAGAAAAGTTAAAGAAGTGGAAGTTTATCCTTAACTCCTGTACGAAAAAAGAGTTAGAGGATCCAGATGTTATTGATAGTCCGCGCATGACACGAATTGCGAAGGGATCAGGCACAGAAGTGCAGGAGATAAATGAGTTGCTCAAACAGTATCGTCAGACCAAAAAAATGACAAAAATGTTTGGCGGCGCAGGAACACCAAAAGCAATGGAAAAAATGATGAAGCGAATGGGTGGAAAGATTCCTGGATTAGGGAATTTGCAAGTAAAATGA
- a CDS encoding translation initiation factor IF-6 has protein sequence MKLYKTSLSGNSNIGLYGFCNDQYCLLAPDFTPEQVATIHEVLKVPVYQIKIAHTSLIGALVTGNSRVLLVPNITDDPELMVLKQLKIPYKVIPSKITALGNAILCNDSGALVHREYSADVKKIIRQALNVRLHPGEIATTEVPGSCVVYNSRAAIIHAFATVDQIKEVEDLLGVPCTKATVNFGSPLIRSGLLANSHGMVIGDSSTGIEIENIYEALGFLQG, from the coding sequence ATGAAACTTTACAAAACATCCTTAAGCGGTAATTCAAACATCGGTCTTTACGGTTTTTGCAATGACCAGTACTGCCTTCTTGCACCAGATTTCACTCCCGAGCAAGTTGCGACCATTCACGAAGTATTGAAAGTTCCTGTGTATCAAATTAAAATCGCGCACACTTCTCTTATTGGCGCTCTTGTGACGGGAAACAGTCGTGTTCTTCTTGTTCCAAACATTACTGATGATCCAGAACTTATGGTTTTGAAACAATTAAAAATACCATACAAAGTTATTCCAAGTAAAATTACTGCGCTTGGTAATGCAATTCTTTGCAATGATTCAGGCGCTCTTGTGCATCGCGAATATAGCGCAGATGTCAAAAAAATTATTCGACAAGCTCTTAATGTTCGACTTCATCCTGGAGAAATCGCAACTACAGAAGTTCCGGGTTCTTGCGTTGTGTATAACAGCAGAGCCGCAATTATTCACGCGTTCGCGACTGTTGATCAGATTAAGGAAGTGGAAGATCTTCTTGGTGTTCCTTGCACAAAAGCAACAGTTAATTTTGGAAGTCCACTGATTCGTAGCGGTTTGCTCGCGAATTCTCATGGCATGGTCATTGGTGACTCTTCCACAGGTATTGAGATTGAAAACATTTATGAAGCCTTAGGATTCTTACAGGGGTAA